The following coding sequences lie in one Labrus bergylta chromosome 5, fLabBer1.1, whole genome shotgun sequence genomic window:
- the LOC109998376 gene encoding nuclear factor 7, ovary-like — translation MASQTERELTCPVCHEMFEDPVVLSCSHSFCKDCLKSWWREKQICECPICKEIALFSDPPRNLALKNLCETFLQERDREAPAESDALCGLHNEKFKLYCVNHQLPMCLVCQHSDSHAGHKMRTMREVAQEHKVELRKTLKPVREKLKVFERVIANCDQTAEYIKEQALITERRIKEQFKKFHQFLQEEEVVRISALREEEKKKSEVMREKIAALNREIAALSGTIRATEDELRADDVLFMKNYKAAVNRVQQRPLPDDPNLVSGALIFEAKHLGNLAFRVHTKMRKIVSVSSVILDPNSAHPELVLSEDLRTVQCRERQKLPNNPERFYSCLSVLGSEGFNSGTHSWLVEVGNSPVWILGVAAESVRRKGDVFSKSGFWRILFYKDEYTAWSPTGPETGTEALLSAKKLCKIKVKLDCDRGKLSFYNSETNTHIHTFTHRFTEKMFPYFNTNREIPLLIS, via the coding sequence ATGGCTTCGCAGACGGAGAGGGAGCTCACCTGTCCTGTCTGCCATGAAATGTTTGAAGACCCTGTTGTCCTGTCATGCAGCCACAGCTTCTGTAAAGACTGCCTGAAGAGCTggtggagagaaaaacagatatGCGAGTGTCCGATCTGTAAGGAAATCGCTCTATTTAGTGATCCACCACGCAACTTGGCTTTGAAGAACCTATGCGAGACCTTCTTACAGGAGAGAGATCGGGAAGCTCCTGCAGAGTCTGACGCTCTCTGCGGTCTGCACAATGAGAAGTTCAAACTCTACTGTGTGAACCATCAGCTGCCCATGTGCCTCGTCTGTCAGCATTCAGATTCACACGCTGGGCACAAAATGAGAACTATGAGAGAGGTCGCACAGGAGCACAAAGTGGAACTCCGGAAAACCCTGAAACCTGTAAGAGAGAAACTGAAAGTTTTTGAACGAGTCATAGCGAACTGTGACCAAACAGCAGAATACATTAAGGAACAGGCTTTAATCACAGAGCGGCGGATCaaggagcagtttaagaagTTTCACCAGTTTCTACAAGAGGAAGAGGTGGTCAGGATCTCTGctctgagggaggaagagaaaaagaagagtgaGGTGATGAGGGAGAAGATTGCGGCTCTGAAcagagagatagcagctctGTCAGGCACAATCAGAGccacagaggacgagctgagagctgatGATGTTTTGTTCATGAAGaactacaaggctgcagtgaacagagtccagcagcgccccctTCCAGATGATCCAAACCTGGTCTCAGGAGCTCTGATATTCGAGGCCAAACACCTGGGAAACCTGGCTTTCAGAGTCCACACCAAGATGAGGAAGATTGTTTCCGTCTCTTCTGTGATTCTGGATCCCAACTCTGCTCATCCAGAACTCGTCTTGTCTGAAGATCTGCGCACTGTTcaatgcagagagagacagaagcttCCCAACAACCCAGAGAGGTTTTATTCCTGCCTGTctgtcctgggctctgagggcttcaactcagggactcacagctggcTTGTTGAGGTTGGAAACAGTCCAGTGTGGATTCTGGGTGTAGCAGCAGAATCAGTCAGAAGAAAAGGAGACGTATTCTCAAAGTCTGGGTTCTGGAGAATCCTGTTTTATAAAGATGAATACACAGCATGGTCACCAACAGGACCAGAGACGGGAACAGAAGCTCTCCTCTCAGCGAAGAAACTTTGTAAGATCAAGGTGAAACTGGACTGTGACAGAGGAAAGTTGTCATTTTATaactctgaaacaaacacacacatacacaccttcacacacaggTTCACTGAGAAAATGTTTCCGTActttaacacaaacagagaaattcCACTGTTGATATCTTGA